The following is a genomic window from Triplophysa dalaica isolate WHDGS20190420 chromosome 22, ASM1584641v1, whole genome shotgun sequence.
CGATCAAAAGCGTGTATCTCTAAGGCGTGAAGTTAACTGCAAATATAAGTAGAATTTATTGCTCTAATGCCCATTGCTATGAAGTTGTTATTTTATATGTCGGTAAAAGTTAAGCCCAGTGGTGTTGtgatgttaattaaaaaaatgtctcgAGAAAATTGCATTAGccttattaataataattaattcattGTCGTGTATTAGTAGTATTGGCAGCAGTAGTAGTATCAAATTGAGATCTACAAACGTTACAGAATCAAACACTGCATATTGCAGTTTGCTTGAATTATTCTTCAATGCAtcttataaatatatgtgtattgccataattatttttaaggttAATAATATGTCTAAAATGATTCTGGGAAACTACTTCCAGTAAATCTTTAAATCTTTAAGATGCTTTACCCAAAAGGGACTCGTTTCCTTTAAGACGCAGCAAAGCACCTATTGGACGACTGAGAGCTTAGCTCTCTACCAATCATGGTTTAGAATGTACATGGGATCCACTCCCTCCCCCAGCCAGAAGAGGAGTACAATGAAGAGAGGATGCATGAGGATGCGTTAAGCAGACATAATAATTCGAAAATGAAGAATAACGCTTGCTTTGTCTGTGAGCATCATACAAAAATTGGTTTATGGGAATAACAGGCGCATCAGCAAGATGAAACACGGGAGGATCGGACGATGGAAAGAGGCAGCGCTTTGGCTGTTTGATTTCTGTCTATTATGGAATACAATCGGTGCTCAGATTCGCTACACAATACCTGAAGAGTTAAAGGAAGGATCTGTCGTTGGGAATATCGCTAAGGATCTCGGTTTTGACATTTCAGATATCAACGAGCGTAAGTTACGGATAGCATCTGAATCAAATGAACAGTATTTCGGTTTGGATTTAGGGAAGGGTGAACTGGTAGTTAATGGAAGAATAGACAGAGAGACGCTCTGTGGACAAAGCGCCAGTTGTCTAATGTCGCTGCAGATCGTTATTGAGAATCCATTACAGTTGCATAAGGTTGAGATAGAGATACAAGATATAAATGACAATGCACCAAACTTCCAAACAAAAGATGGCACATTAAAAATATCTGAATTTTCAGCTCCGGGCGCACGATTTACGCTTGAAAGTGCCGAGGACCTAGACGTTGGCAGCAATAGCTTGAAATCCTACACACTgaacaataataatttttttcgTCTTAACGTAAAATCTCTAAAAAATGGTAGAAAAGTACCAGAACTTGTGGTGGAAAAACCTCTAGACCGAGAGAAACAATCTCTACATAAACTTGTAATAACTGCACTGGATGGTGGCAGTCCAGTCAAATCAGGTACATGTGTGTTGCAGATAATTGTTCAAGATATAAACGACAACGAACCAAAATTTGAAATGTCTACTTACAAAGCATCTGTCATGGAAAACGCATTGTTTGGTTCAGATgtgatcaaaataaaagccaCTGATTTAGATGAAGGTTTCAATGGCGAAATCCAATATTTGTTCGGTGCGCACACGCCTGAACCTGTTAGAACTACTTTCAGTGTAAACGCTGAAACTGGTGAAATAACATTAATTGGAAAACTAGATTACGAGACCGTAAAGTCTTACAATTTTGAAGTCTGTGCTAAAGACAGGGGAAATCCAGAGCTAGAGGGGCAGTCATATGTTCAGATTGATATCATAGATGAGAATGACAATTCCCCAGAAATTCTCTTAACATCTTTACCCAACCCTGTGCCTGAAAATGCAACAATTGGAACGGTAGTAGCTCTGATTAACGTTAATGACCTGGACTCGGGTAATAATGGAAAAGTTGAATTATTTGTCTCTTCCGGTGCGccttttaaattaaaaccatCTTTTGATAACCATTATTCGTTGGTTACTGACTCTTCTTTAGACCGTGAggtttattctgaatacaatgtAGAAATTCAGGCCACAGACTCCGGTGTACCTCCTTTAAATTCTGTGAcgaatgtaaatgtgaaagtaCTTGATGTAAACGATAATCCTCCGCTATTCTCACAATCCGAATATAACGtatatataaaagaaaacaaccaGGCAGGTGCTtcattgttttctgtatttGCTTCTGATGTTGACCAGGATACGAACGCTATAGTGACATACTCGATCCTGGATTTAAGCTCAAATCAGATCCCAGCATcatcatatttttacattaattctGAGAATGGGACTATTTACAGCATGAGCTCATTTGATTATGAGAAAGTGAAACTGTTCAGTGTTGTAGTGCAGGCTGAAGATCATGGCTCTCCGTCTCTAAGTAGCAACGCAACGGTCCATGTGTTTGTTCTGGACCAAAACGATAATGCCCCAGCTGTCATTTACCCCTCCACAACCATGGCCTCTATTTCCCATCAGAGGATGCCGCGTTCTACTAAAGTCGGACATTTGGTTACTAAGGTAACAGCAGTGGACGCAGACTCGGGCCATAACGCGTGGCTTTTCTACAGGCTCGCTGAGGCAACAGAAGCTTCTCTGTTCACTGTAAATTTGCATACGGGAGAAGTGAGGACTAAACGCTCGGTTTTAGAGCAGGATGACCCCTCTCAAAGACTCTTAATAGAGATAAAGGATAATGGCGAGCCAATCCAGTCTAGCACAGTCACAGTGGATATATTAATAGAGGACG
Proteins encoded in this region:
- the LOC130411842 gene encoding protocadherin gamma-C5-like isoform X3, with the protein product MKHGRIGRWKEAALWLFDFCLLWNTIGAQIRYTIPEELKEGSVVGNIAKDLGFDISDINERKLRIASESNEQYFGLDLGKGELVVNGRIDRETLCGQSASCLMSLQIVIENPLQLHKVEIEIQDINDNAPNFQTKDGTLKISEFSAPGARFTLESAEDLDVGSNSLKSYTLNNNNFFRLNVKSLKNGRKVPELVVEKPLDREKQSLHKLVITALDGGSPVKSGTCVLQIIVQDINDNEPKFEMSTYKASVMENALFGSDVIKIKATDLDEGFNGEIQYLFGAHTPEPVRTTFSVNAETGEITLIGKLDYETVKSYNFEVCAKDRGNPELEGQSYVQIDIIDENDNSPEILLTSLPNPVPENATIGTVVALINVNDLDSGNNGKVELFVSSGAPFKLKPSFDNHYSLVTDSSLDREVYSEYNVEIQATDSGVPPLNSVTNVNVKVLDVNDNPPLFSQSEYNVYIKENNQAGASLFSVFASDVDQDTNAIVTYSILDLSSNQIPASSYFYINSENGTIYSMSSFDYEKVKLFSVVVQAEDHGSPSLSSNATVHVFVLDQNDNAPAVIYPSTTMASISHQRMPRSTKVGHLVTKVTAVDADSGHNAWLFYRLAEATEASLFTVNLHTGEVRTKRSVLEQDDPSQRLLIEIKDNGEPIQSSTVTVDILIEDAFHEPISDHRKIRSEVDRKTGKITLYLIISLASVSLLCLMTCFILLVKCARGSRGSSSCCIKRSNSGYTNPNRNLQIQLNTDGPIKYVEVLGGDMMSQSQSFGSYLSPMSEFSDFTLVKPSSTANFTDTLNVLDASLPDSAWTFESQQQKPPNPDWRFPPNQRPGPSGQHRFHTLQQRWTPYEKSRAGVRPDEAGAGAGVIAGTGPWPNPPTEAEQLQALIAAANASEATATLGPRYNLQYGQDYRQNVYIPGSTATLTPNPQQQVPQQALPPPQALPPAEVPKAAQTPASKKKPTKKDKK
- the LOC130411842 gene encoding protocadherin gamma-C5-like isoform X14 codes for the protein MKHGRIGRWKEAALWLFDFCLLWNTIGAQIRYTIPEELKEGSVVGNIAKDLGFDISDINERKLRIASESNEQYFGLDLGKGELVVNGRIDRETLCGQSASCLMSLQIVIENPLQLHKVEIEIQDINDNAPNFQTKDGTLKISEFSAPGARFTLESAEDLDVGSNSLKSYTLNNNNFFRLNVKSLKNGRKVPELVVEKPLDREKQSLHKLVITALDGGSPVKSGTCVLQIIVQDINDNEPKFEMSTYKASVMENALFGSDVIKIKATDLDEGFNGEIQYLFGAHTPEPVRTTFSVNAETGEITLIGKLDYETVKSYNFEVCAKDRGNPELEGQSYVQIDIIDENDNSPEILLTSLPNPVPENATIGTVVALINVNDLDSGNNGKVELFVSSGAPFKLKPSFDNHYSLVTDSSLDREVYSEYNVEIQATDSGVPPLNSVTNVNVKVLDVNDNPPLFSQSEYNVYIKENNQAGASLFSVFASDVDQDTNAIVTYSILDLSSNQIPASSYFYINSENGTIYSMSSFDYEKVKLFSVVVQAEDHGSPSLSSNATVHVFVLDQNDNAPAVIYPSTTMASISHQRMPRSTKVGHLVTKVTAVDADSGHNAWLFYRLAEATEASLFTVNLHTGEVRTKRSVLEQDDPSQRLLIEIKDNGEPIQSSTVTVDILIEDAFHEPISDHRKIRSEVDRKTGKITLYLIISLASVSLLCLMTCFILLVKCARGSRGSSSCCIKRSNSGYTNPNRNLQIQLNTDGPIKYVEVLGGDMMSQSQSFGSYLSPMSEFSDFTLVKPSSTANFTDTLNVLDASLPDSAWTFESQQQKPPNPDWRFPPNQRPGPSGAGVRPDEAGAGAGVIAGTGPWPNPPTEAEQLQALIAAANASEATATLGPRYNLQYGQDYRQNVYIPGSTATLTPNPQQQVPQQALPPPQALPPAEVPKAAQTPASKKKPTKKDKK